Within bacterium, the genomic segment CGCCACGCGCGTGCACGCTCGGACCCCGGCGGTGGAGGGGGCGGTCAGGAAAGTCGGGCACTTGGTCAGCGTGGAAGAGGTGGGGCATGGTCGGGATCGGTGAGTTGAGACCCGCCCGCGGCTCCCGACGCCGGCAACGGCGGATCGGCCGCGGAGGGTCCTCGGGGCGGGGCAACACCGCGGGACGCGGCAACAAGGGACAAAAAGCGCGGAGCGGCGGACAGACCCGTCCGGGGTTCGAAGGCGGCCAGCTGCCCCTGGTCAAGCGGGTCCCGTATCGCCGCGGCGTCCGCGGCGCGGGCAGCGTGATGACGGGCGGCGGGCCCCGTCCGCGGATGGGGATCGTCAACATCGGCCGGCTCAGCATCTTTCCGCCGGGGACCGAGGTGACGCCCGACGCCCTCAAACAGGCCCGGTTGGTGCAGGAAGACCGGGTGAAGATCCTCGGGACGGGCGAGGTCCCGCATGCGCTGGTCGTGAAGGCGCACGCATTCAGCAAGACGGCGCGGACGCGCATCGAGGCGGCCGGCGGCCAGGTGCAGGTGCTGTCATGATTCCAGGTCTGGCCAACATCCTCCGCATCCCGGATCTCCGCCGGAAGTTTCTGTTTACGATCGGGATGCTGGCGATCTTCCGGTTGGGATCGCACATTCCCGTGCCCGGTGTGGACGTGGCGCGGCTGCAGTCCCTGTTCAACCAGCAGGGCAACGTGTTCGGCTTCATCGACCTGTTTGTCGGCGGCGCGCTGTCGCGATTCGCGCTGTTTGCGTTGGGGGTGTTCCCCTACATCACGGCGTCGATCATCTTCAGCCTCCTCGAAGTAGTCTTCCCCCGGCTGAAGGAGATGCATCGGGAAGAGGGGGAGGCGGGGCGGCGGAAGATCGGGCAGTACACGCTGTACCTCTCGGTCGGGCTCGCCGTGATTCAGTCGGTCGGGCAGATGGTGCTGATCAGGAACCTCGGGGCGATGCCCGACACCCGGCCGCTCGTGCAGGGCCTCGTTGTGGTGACGCTCGTCGCCGGGACGATGGTGCTGACGTGGATGGGCTCGATCATGACCGAGTACGGGATCGGGAACGGGGTGTCGCTCTTGATCTTCGGGGGGATCGTGGCACGGCTCCCCAACCAGCTCTCCCAGACGATCGGATTGGTCAAGGTCGGGGAGGCCTCCATGTTCCGCGCGGTGGCGGACGTGGGCGTCATCATCCTCAGCATCGTGCTGGTCATCATCGTCACCCAGGCCGTGCGCAAGATCCCGATCCAATACGCGAAGCGCATCGTCGGGCGGCGAATGCTCGGAGGGCAGACCACCCACCTGCCGATCCGGATCGCGTCTGCGGGCGTGATCCCGATCATCTTCGCGATCTCCGTCCTGCAGTTCCCGACGACGATCGCCCAGTTCTCAGCGTGGCCGTGGCTCCAACGCTTGGGCAACATGCTGAGCATCAGCAACGTCCTGGGCGCGGCCCTCTACTTCGTCCTGATTATCGTGTTCACGTACTTCTACACGGCCGTCACGTTCGATCCCGAGGACGTGTCCGACAACATCAAGAAATACGGGGGGTTCATCCCGGGCATCAGGCCGGGGCGGCCGACCTCCGAATACCTCACCCGGATCCTCGAGCGGCTGACGCTGGTGGGGGCGCTGTTCCTCGCCCTGATCGCCGTGGGGCCGATCCTGCTGGGACGGTTTACAGGCCAGCTGACGTTGTACCTGACCGGAACGTCGCTCCTCATCGTCGTCGGGGTGGCGCTCGAGACCATGAAGCAGATCGAGGCATATGTGCTGATGCGCCATTACGAAGGGTTCATGAAGTGACGGGCGCGCGATGAACCTCGTCTTCATGGGCCCCCCCGGCGCGGGGAAGGGGACGCAGGCCGAGCTGTTCCAAGAGCGGCACGGGATCCCGCACATTTCCACCGGGGACATGTTCCGGCAGGCCGTGCGCGATGAGACGGACGTCGGGAGACGCGCGCAGGCGTACATGCAGCGGGGGGACCTGGTGCCCGACGAGATCGTCGATGAGATGGTCCGGATCCGCCTCACCAACCCCGACTCCGCGCACGGGTTCATCCTGGACGGGTACCCCCGCACGCTCGGCCAGGCCGAGGCGCTGGACAAGCTGCTCGGCAAACGGGAGCAGAGGCTCCACGCGGTCGTGTCGTTCGAGATCCGCGAAGAGGTTCTGCTCCGCCGCCTGACGGGACGTCGCGTGTGCCCCAAGTGCGGCGCGATTTACCACCTGGATCACA encodes:
- the secY gene encoding preprotein translocase subunit SecY is translated as MIPGLANILRIPDLRRKFLFTIGMLAIFRLGSHIPVPGVDVARLQSLFNQQGNVFGFIDLFVGGALSRFALFALGVFPYITASIIFSLLEVVFPRLKEMHREEGEAGRRKIGQYTLYLSVGLAVIQSVGQMVLIRNLGAMPDTRPLVQGLVVVTLVAGTMVLTWMGSIMTEYGIGNGVSLLIFGGIVARLPNQLSQTIGLVKVGEASMFRAVADVGVIILSIVLVIIVTQAVRKIPIQYAKRIVGRRMLGGQTTHLPIRIASAGVIPIIFAISVLQFPTTIAQFSAWPWLQRLGNMLSISNVLGAALYFVLIIVFTYFYTAVTFDPEDVSDNIKKYGGFIPGIRPGRPTSEYLTRILERLTLVGALFLALIAVGPILLGRFTGQLTLYLTGTSLLIVVGVALETMKQIEAYVLMRHYEGFMK
- a CDS encoding adenylate kinase, whose amino-acid sequence is MNLVFMGPPGAGKGTQAELFQERHGIPHISTGDMFRQAVRDETDVGRRAQAYMQRGDLVPDEIVDEMVRIRLTNPDSAHGFILDGYPRTLGQAEALDKLLGKREQRLHAVVSFEIREEVLLRRLTGRRVCPKCGAIYHLDHKPPRVPGRCDLDGTELVQRKDDAIDTVLHRLKVFRQWTAPLVNHYRHRGLYLAVDAEQAVEDVHQHILAFVRSRAGRGA
- the rplO gene encoding 50S ribosomal protein L15, whose protein sequence is MVGIGELRPARGSRRRQRRIGRGGSSGRGNTAGRGNKGQKARSGGQTRPGFEGGQLPLVKRVPYRRGVRGAGSVMTGGGPRPRMGIVNIGRLSIFPPGTEVTPDALKQARLVQEDRVKILGTGEVPHALVVKAHAFSKTARTRIEAAGGQVQVLS